From Chthonomonas sp., the proteins below share one genomic window:
- a CDS encoding CapA family protein, with product MLIAAAIALAPPTWTLVVGGDLMLNAITPKSKPMAGVAQLFRTADVAYANLEIPLTDAKTVTPRKSAADLKAKRQFVLKADPGHVSTLTSMGLDLVSLANNHAMDYGAKGLNQMLGLLDKAGIAHSGAGANVVAANEVAVFRNRYGIRVGMLSYLCFVGAGALNTCGPASAKTPGIATLNYGGALDEKNLKDLTNRILAARKRCDVLIVAPHWGDERARLPKDWQLRLGRAMIAAGADAVVGAHPHVLQGSEIVGGQPIHYSLGNLISPRPANTGVYRLTFSGKKYVKTERLTYTIAGGVIKRRKGKDAASAAKDLAELDKILARRTAQLFPRR from the coding sequence ATGCTCATTGCCGCGGCCATCGCTCTCGCTCCCCCCACTTGGACCCTCGTGGTGGGCGGCGACCTGATGCTCAATGCGATCACGCCGAAGAGCAAGCCGATGGCGGGCGTCGCGCAGCTGTTTCGCACCGCGGACGTGGCTTACGCCAACCTCGAGATTCCGCTGACGGACGCCAAAACCGTGACGCCGCGCAAGTCGGCCGCTGACCTCAAAGCGAAGCGGCAGTTCGTCCTCAAGGCGGATCCCGGTCATGTTTCAACGCTCACCAGCATGGGTTTGGATCTGGTGAGTTTGGCGAACAATCACGCCATGGATTACGGCGCGAAAGGGCTGAATCAGATGCTGGGGCTGCTGGACAAGGCGGGCATTGCGCATAGCGGCGCGGGCGCGAATGTGGTTGCGGCGAACGAGGTGGCCGTGTTCCGCAATCGCTATGGAATCCGAGTGGGCATGCTCAGCTACCTTTGCTTTGTCGGCGCGGGCGCGCTCAACACGTGCGGCCCGGCGAGCGCAAAAACCCCCGGCATCGCGACGCTCAACTACGGCGGCGCGCTGGATGAAAAGAACCTAAAGGACTTGACCAATCGTATTCTTGCGGCGCGCAAGCGGTGCGATGTGCTGATTGTTGCGCCTCACTGGGGCGACGAGCGGGCCCGCCTGCCCAAAGACTGGCAACTCCGTTTGGGACGAGCGATGATCGCGGCGGGCGCCGACGCGGTCGTCGGCGCGCATCCGCACGTGCTGCAAGGCTCCGAGATCGTGGGCGGCCAGCCGATCCATTACTCGCTGGGGAACCTGATCTCTCCCCGCCCGGCGAACACGGGCGTGTACCGCCTGACGTTTAGCGGGAAGAAATATGTAAAGACGGAGCGCTTGACTTATACAATCGCGGGTGGGGTGATCAAGCGCCGCAAGGGGAAAGACGCCGCCTCGGCGGCCAAGGACTTGGCTGAGCTGGATAAGATTCTCGCGCGCCGCACGGCGCAGCTGTTTCCCCGCCGGTAG
- a CDS encoding ROK family protein — MRTVVGVDLGGTNVRAQVLDEAGNPQGERQEIPSRAQEGTEAIIEALNEVIEQAINDTDTTPERVGLAIPGFVDDVSGMVFWAPNFGHYEGSVFKYWKDVPVGAMLRERLSIPVCMGNDANLAALGEYRFGSGENRAKCLVMLTLGTGVGGGIVMGPGSVQGDARGPIVLLGGNKGGAECGHLSLNPSGLDCPAGSYGSLEAYCQRDSIIRRAQHRLNRGRDSVLHQLTGGDLNLVSPSLISKACEAGDELAIEVFEEVGTFLGQGIGSFINIFAPDVVAVGGQIAKAGEFILGPARRAARNVAIPNLFDFATIVQAKEIDDAGILGAAALALI; from the coding sequence ATGCGGACCGTGGTCGGCGTGGATTTGGGCGGCACCAACGTGCGCGCGCAAGTGCTGGACGAAGCTGGCAATCCCCAGGGCGAACGGCAAGAGATTCCGAGCCGCGCTCAGGAAGGCACTGAAGCCATCATCGAAGCGCTCAACGAGGTGATTGAGCAAGCGATTAACGACACCGATACCACGCCGGAAAGAGTCGGCCTCGCCATCCCGGGATTTGTGGACGACGTGAGCGGCATGGTCTTTTGGGCGCCGAACTTTGGCCACTACGAAGGCAGCGTTTTTAAGTATTGGAAGGACGTGCCGGTCGGCGCAATGCTGCGTGAGCGGCTCTCGATTCCGGTGTGCATGGGCAATGACGCGAACCTGGCCGCGCTCGGCGAATATCGATTTGGCTCGGGCGAAAACCGCGCCAAGTGCCTGGTGATGCTCACCTTGGGCACCGGCGTGGGCGGCGGAATCGTGATGGGACCGGGCTCCGTGCAAGGCGACGCTCGCGGCCCGATCGTGCTGCTTGGCGGCAACAAGGGCGGCGCGGAATGCGGCCACCTCAGCCTCAACCCGAGCGGGCTGGATTGCCCGGCTGGGAGCTACGGCAGCCTCGAAGCCTATTGTCAGCGCGACAGCATCATCCGCCGCGCCCAGCACCGCCTCAACCGGGGCCGCGATTCGGTGCTGCACCAACTGACCGGCGGCGATTTGAACCTGGTCAGCCCGAGCCTCATCTCCAAGGCCTGCGAAGCCGGCGACGAACTCGCGATTGAGGTGTTCGAGGAAGTCGGCACCTTCCTCGGTCAAGGCATCGGCTCGTTCATCAACATTTTTGCGCCGGACGTGGTGGCCGTCGGCGGCCAAATCGCTAAGGCCGGCGAGTTTATTCTCGGCCCGGCCCGACGCGCGGCCCGCAATGTCGCGATCCCCAACCTGTTTGACTTCGCCACGATTGTGCAGGCCAAGGAAATTGACGACGCCGGCATTCTTGGCGCGGCGGCTCTGGCGTTGATCTAA
- a CDS encoding winged helix DNA-binding protein, translated as MAGQEILARIAILHDAQSSAIEPKLRARGYRWATFQLLTTLYGHARGLVQAEVARRLAITPPTLTEAIQLHLRLGLIEQVDDRRDRRSKRVLLTPAGKAAVKLMVRDIGAIEEQMLKGITETELSVVARVLDQMLTNLEGGDA; from the coding sequence ATGGCCGGACAAGAAATTTTGGCGCGAATCGCAATTTTGCACGACGCGCAATCCAGTGCGATTGAGCCAAAGCTGCGGGCCCGGGGGTATCGTTGGGCCACGTTCCAACTGCTCACCACGCTGTACGGCCACGCCCGAGGCTTGGTGCAGGCGGAGGTTGCGCGGCGGCTCGCCATCACTCCGCCAACCCTCACCGAGGCCATCCAACTGCACCTGCGATTGGGCCTGATTGAGCAAGTGGACGATCGGCGCGACCGACGCTCTAAGCGCGTGTTGCTGACCCCCGCCGGGAAGGCCGCGGTGAAGCTGATGGTGCGCGACATTGGCGCAATTGAAGAACAGATGCTAAAGGGAATTACTGAAACCGAACTGAGCGTGGTCGCGCGAGTGTTGGACCAAATGCTGACCAACCTCGAAGGCGGTGACGCCTGA
- a CDS encoding metalloregulator ArsR/SmtB family transcription factor: MPDFIQDMLEPSRRILLCELLDGARTVTQLVDATGMKQPNVSNHLAKLRERDIVQSSKIGRQVYYSLQGYDIEVVVRNLMIRQEEPPVVPDDEVALKIARAATAGDDESAARLIDQYMRAHRDVIKAYEDIFGAAFYYIGKWFEVQAIDVAQEHLATAILERLMSRVMHYAAVPPATGPKAILACVPENYHTIGLRMLSDCLRLHGWHTFYLGANVPLASLTTRVAEVQPDLLLLSVTTGEQLPALSEVVDALVRERARLELTTRIGVGGQGTRLPEASEVLKRVDFTANTLGEFNQLVPTLA, encoded by the coding sequence ATGCCGGACTTTATCCAAGATATGTTGGAGCCGTCGCGCCGCATCCTGCTTTGCGAATTGCTGGATGGAGCGCGAACGGTGACGCAACTGGTGGATGCGACCGGCATGAAGCAGCCGAATGTCAGCAATCACCTGGCCAAGTTGCGCGAACGCGATATCGTGCAGTCGAGCAAGATCGGCCGCCAGGTCTATTACAGTTTGCAGGGCTACGATATTGAGGTCGTGGTGCGCAACCTAATGATTCGTCAGGAAGAACCGCCGGTTGTTCCCGACGACGAGGTCGCGCTGAAGATCGCGCGCGCTGCGACCGCAGGCGACGACGAATCCGCAGCGCGGCTGATTGATCAGTACATGCGCGCGCATCGCGATGTGATCAAAGCCTACGAAGACATTTTTGGGGCGGCGTTTTACTACATCGGCAAGTGGTTTGAGGTGCAGGCGATTGACGTGGCGCAGGAGCACCTGGCGACCGCGATTCTGGAACGGCTGATGTCGCGGGTGATGCACTATGCCGCGGTGCCACCGGCCACCGGGCCGAAGGCGATTTTAGCGTGCGTGCCCGAGAACTATCACACCATTGGGCTTCGCATGCTCAGCGACTGTTTGCGCCTGCACGGTTGGCACACGTTTTACTTGGGGGCCAATGTGCCGCTGGCGAGCCTCACGACTCGCGTGGCCGAGGTGCAACCCGACCTGCTCCTACTGAGCGTGACCACTGGTGAGCAGTTGCCGGCATTGAGCGAAGTTGTGGACGCGCTCGTGCGCGAACGGGCGCGCCTAGAGCTCACCACGCGCATTGGCGTGGGCGGTCAAGGGACTCGCTTGCCCGAGGCGAGCGAAGTGCTCAAGCGGGTTGATTTCACCGCTAATACGCTCGGCGAATTTAACCAGCTCGTCCCGACTTTGGCTTAG
- a CDS encoding type II secretion system protein has product MKRRKSQAFTLVETMVASSLGVLVVFGTVSTLVMGMYGWSKGQGAIDSNVDGQKSIRVISSELKEAMEVTLDANGLGLNYKLPLKDGTGLYVQPMTWDGVTRRVQYRVVSTVGRIEYGPSASMRTLATNVSNINPSSGNSYQIFTAGDGTVIRELKMRLTTDNAGRNSERQKTLTAETFFLRNIPVTTR; this is encoded by the coding sequence ATGAAACGTCGAAAGTCTCAAGCGTTTACTCTGGTCGAAACCATGGTGGCGTCCTCGCTGGGCGTGCTCGTGGTGTTCGGCACGGTCTCCACGCTGGTCATGGGCATGTACGGTTGGTCCAAGGGCCAAGGCGCAATTGATAGCAATGTGGATGGCCAAAAATCCATCCGCGTCATCAGTTCCGAACTCAAAGAAGCCATGGAGGTCACGCTCGACGCGAACGGCCTGGGCCTCAACTACAAGCTTCCGCTCAAGGATGGCACCGGCCTTTACGTGCAGCCGATGACCTGGGATGGCGTTACCCGCCGCGTGCAGTACCGCGTGGTGAGCACGGTCGGGCGCATCGAATACGGCCCCTCGGCTTCCATGCGAACGCTCGCCACCAACGTGAGCAACATCAACCCAAGCAGCGGCAACAGCTACCAAATTTTCACCGCTGGCGACGGCACCGTCATCCGCGAACTGAAGATGCGGCTGACCACCGACAACGCCGGGCGCAATTCCGAGCGCCAAAAAACCCTCACCGCGGAGACCTTTTTTCTCCGCAATATCCCGGTGACCACCCGATGA
- a CDS encoding prepilin-type N-terminal cleavage/methylation domain-containing protein: MKNIKKNKGFTLIEIMIVVMIIGILLAIAVPNFVRARDTSRASTCVANLKQIDSAKEQYAMENRLGSGATVTQANIVPNYIRTMPACPSGGTYGIATVGSNPTCTYSTSDARHALP; this comes from the coding sequence ATGAAGAACATCAAGAAGAACAAAGGCTTTACGCTGATTGAAATCATGATCGTGGTCATGATCATCGGCATCCTGCTGGCCATCGCCGTCCCGAACTTCGTTCGTGCTCGCGATACAAGCCGTGCATCGACCTGTGTGGCCAACCTCAAGCAAATTGACTCGGCTAAGGAGCAGTACGCGATGGAAAACCGACTTGGTTCGGGTGCAACTGTCACCCAAGCCAACATTGTGCCGAACTACATTCGCACGATGCCGGCCTGTCCGTCGGGTGGTACTTACGGCATCGCGACCGTCGGCTCTAACCCCACTTGCACCTACTCGACGAGCGACGCTCGCCACGCACTTCCGTAA
- a CDS encoding M48 family metalloprotease, giving the protein MRRIRNFAVATTLVGAATMAQAQSLKPDFKTQLKLGKEAAAELRTKEKVLPGTDTRVKLLRSLGEKLIRTIPDAEWKSRPYEFSFDVIESKEVNAFCLPGGPVFFYTGLLDKMSTVDQLVGVLGHEVGHARMEHWARQVEDSNKKGLLFGIASEIFNIGKTGQDLASLALGVDQLKYGRKNENQADVEGFNSVVAMGYNPQGMVDVFRMFEAMKKGNNSPEWLSSHPDDKKRIQRLEDMTKKSKRTFPAQQRLPWLK; this is encoded by the coding sequence ATGCGAAGAATCCGCAATTTTGCCGTTGCCACCACGCTGGTTGGCGCTGCCACCATGGCCCAAGCGCAGAGCCTGAAGCCCGATTTCAAGACTCAGCTGAAGCTCGGCAAGGAGGCGGCCGCCGAGCTGCGCACCAAGGAAAAGGTGCTCCCGGGCACCGACACCCGTGTGAAGCTACTACGCTCGCTCGGCGAGAAGCTCATTCGCACCATCCCTGACGCGGAGTGGAAGTCGCGCCCCTACGAATTCAGCTTCGATGTGATCGAAAGTAAGGAAGTCAACGCGTTCTGCTTGCCGGGCGGACCGGTCTTTTTCTACACCGGCCTGCTCGATAAAATGAGCACCGTGGACCAGCTGGTCGGCGTGCTCGGCCACGAAGTCGGCCACGCGCGGATGGAGCACTGGGCTCGCCAAGTGGAGGATTCCAATAAGAAGGGTCTCCTGTTCGGCATCGCCAGCGAGATTTTCAACATCGGCAAAACCGGCCAAGACCTCGCCTCGCTCGCATTAGGTGTGGACCAACTGAAGTACGGCCGTAAGAACGAAAATCAAGCCGACGTCGAGGGGTTCAACTCGGTGGTGGCCATGGGCTACAACCCGCAAGGCATGGTGGACGTGTTCCGCATGTTCGAGGCGATGAAGAAAGGCAACAACAGCCCGGAATGGCTGAGCAGCCACCCCGACGACAAGAAGCGGATTCAGCGGCTGGAAGACATGACCAAGAAATCCAAGCGCACCTTCCCGGCGCAGCAACGCCTACCCTGGCTGAAGTAG
- a CDS encoding bifunctional (p)ppGpp synthetase/guanosine-3',5'-bis(diphosphate) 3'-pyrophosphohydrolase, with protein sequence MEMLARAAQLMTEAHAGQWTDHEPPLPYVVHPSEVVLNLQHIGGITDPTMLAAAFLHDTVEHGNISPETIAEQFGPEIAALVKELTRDEPTAEELEDMTKAEVWELRSYMLLRDIEEMSDEAQTIKLADRLSNVKIANAIKSADKLIRYHAQTRTILHLIAPEVNPALWQAVANELLQPG encoded by the coding sequence ATGGAGATGCTCGCCCGCGCCGCGCAACTGATGACCGAGGCTCACGCCGGGCAATGGACCGACCACGAGCCGCCGCTGCCCTACGTGGTCCATCCGAGCGAGGTGGTGCTGAACCTCCAGCACATCGGCGGAATCACCGACCCGACGATGCTGGCCGCCGCCTTTCTGCACGACACCGTGGAGCACGGCAACATTTCCCCCGAGACCATCGCCGAGCAGTTCGGCCCCGAGATCGCGGCGCTCGTCAAAGAACTCACTCGCGACGAGCCGACCGCCGAAGAACTTGAGGATATGACCAAGGCGGAAGTCTGGGAACTCCGGTCCTACATGCTGCTCCGCGACATCGAGGAGATGTCCGATGAGGCGCAGACGATCAAACTGGCCGATCGCCTGAGCAATGTGAAAATCGCCAATGCGATAAAGAGCGCCGACAAACTGATCCGCTACCACGCGCAGACCCGCACGATTTTGCACCTCATCGCGCCGGAGGTCAATCCGGCGCTGTGGCAGGCTGTGGCGAACGAGCTACTTCAGCCAGGGTAG